From a region of the Paenibacillus lutimineralis genome:
- a CDS encoding YjcZ family sporulation protein, with translation MSDVVGGVGCGGGLFTSTAAILVLFILLVIITRAFVF, from the coding sequence ATGAGCGATGTAGTTGGCGGTGTAGGTTGTGGCGGGGGACTGTTTACATCAACAGCAGCAATTTTAGTGCTCTTCATTCTGCTTGTTATCATTACAAGAGCTTTTGTATTTTAA
- a CDS encoding YjcZ family sporulation protein encodes MGEIGGVGCCGPGFGGAIGTSTTVILVLYILLVIILRTF; translated from the coding sequence ATGGGTGAAATTGGTGGTGTAGGTTGTTGCGGTCCTGGATTCGGAGGAGCAATTGGGACTTCAACTACTGTAATTTTGGTTCTCTATATACTCCTTGTTATTATCTTAAGAACATTTTAA
- the lexA gene encoding transcriptional repressor LexA produces MSKVSSRQQAILEFIRSEVRTKGYPPSVREIGEAVGLASSSTVHGHLDRLEKKGFIRRDPTKPRAIELLGEESESAGLFAHSVARVPVVGKVTAGVPITATENIEDYFPLPNHYANDGEIFMLSVVGNSMIEAGIHNGDYVIVRQQQTANNGDIVVAMTEEDEATVKTFYKEKDHIRLQPENPTMEPLRLKHVSILGKVIGLFRDFH; encoded by the coding sequence ATGTCTAAGGTGTCCAGCCGCCAGCAAGCAATCTTGGAATTTATTCGCAGCGAAGTACGAACGAAAGGATATCCACCCTCCGTCCGTGAAATTGGAGAAGCCGTTGGACTAGCCTCCAGCTCTACGGTACACGGACATCTGGATCGTCTGGAGAAGAAGGGATTCATTCGACGCGACCCTACCAAACCGAGAGCTATTGAGCTGCTTGGCGAGGAATCCGAAAGCGCCGGCCTGTTCGCCCATTCGGTAGCACGCGTTCCTGTCGTCGGTAAAGTAACAGCAGGCGTGCCGATCACGGCAACCGAGAATATAGAGGATTACTTTCCGTTGCCTAATCATTATGCGAACGATGGCGAGATTTTCATGTTGTCCGTTGTCGGCAACAGCATGATTGAAGCCGGAATCCATAATGGCGATTATGTTATCGTAAGACAACAGCAGACCGCGAACAACGGCGATATCGTCGTAGCAATGACTGAGGAAGATGAAGCCACGGTCAAGACCTTCTACAAAGAGAAGGATCATATCCGCCTTCAGCCGGAGAATCCAACCATGGAGCCCCTTCGCTTGAAGCACGTAAGCATCCTCGGCAAAGTCATCGGCCTCTTCCGGGATTTTCATTAA
- a CDS encoding Fpg/Nei family DNA glycosylase: protein MPELPEMENYKVQLSQHILDLPITSVSVNREKSINVEAEAFSSELLNRQVVFVERRGKHLLFHLDNGRRLLLHLMLGGLLYLGSSEDRPERTIQIEITFGPDLVLYFMGLRLGYLHILSAKEAEEVLAHLGPEPLGRRMNEERFISLLQNRRSSLKTALVNQDIIAGIGNCYADEIAFAAGLRPSAKLQNFDAADFLRLYHAMCEVLVKATEAGGYMEMPVIKGDTLTGGSNDICEVYDRGGETCSRCGDKIVKTEMGGRKVFYSPGCQHDR, encoded by the coding sequence ATGCCGGAACTACCGGAAATGGAAAATTATAAAGTACAACTATCACAGCATATCTTAGATTTACCGATCACTTCCGTGTCGGTTAACCGCGAGAAATCGATCAACGTAGAGGCGGAAGCTTTTAGTTCCGAGCTGCTCAACAGACAAGTTGTGTTTGTAGAGCGCCGCGGGAAACATCTCTTGTTCCATTTAGACAATGGACGTCGTCTGTTGCTGCATCTGATGCTGGGCGGACTATTGTATCTGGGCTCATCCGAGGATCGTCCGGAGCGGACTATTCAGATTGAGATTACCTTTGGTCCTGACCTTGTGCTATATTTCATGGGATTAAGACTTGGGTATCTACATATCCTCAGCGCCAAGGAAGCGGAAGAAGTGCTGGCGCATCTGGGACCAGAGCCACTTGGACGGAGAATGAACGAAGAGAGATTTATCAGCCTTCTACAGAATCGGCGCAGCAGTCTGAAGACTGCTTTGGTTAATCAGGATATTATCGCAGGGATCGGTAACTGTTATGCGGATGAAATCGCCTTTGCCGCTGGACTGCGGCCATCAGCCAAGCTACAAAACTTCGATGCCGCAGACTTCTTGCGTCTGTACCATGCGATGTGTGAGGTACTGGTTAAAGCGACTGAAGCCGGAGGCTATATGGAGATGCCTGTTATTAAAGGGGATACCTTGACGGGCGGTTCCAATGATATTTGTGAGGTATACGATCGGGGCGGGGAGACTTGTTCCCGCTGCGGAGATAAGATCGTAAAGACGGAAATGGGCGGGCGTAAAGTGTTCTACAGCCCGGGTTGTCAGCATGATCGATGA
- the metH gene encoding methionine synthase, with the protein MSKPSLESRMKERILILDGAMGTMIQQKNLSPADFGGEDLDGCNEMLVLTRPDVIQNIHEQYLEAGADLIETNTFGATSIVLAEYGLQDQTREINLAAARLAIAAADKYSTPEHPRYVVGALGPTTKTLSVTGGVTFDELIDSYEEQVLALIEAGVDAMLLETSQDTLNVKAGSIGITRAYEKSGIRLPLMISGTIEPMGTTLAGQNIEAFYISLEHLKPISIGLNCATGPEFMRDHIRTLSDMARTAISCYPNAGLPDENGNYHESPDSLAQKLAGFAEQGWLNIAGGCCGTTPAHIAAMADKMSHFEPRTISGEHPPALSGIDPVYVEADNRPYMIGERTNVLGSRKFKRLIVEGKYEEASEIARAQVKNGAQVIDVCVQDPDRDEAQDMKLFLELVAKKVKVPLMIDTTDPEVLDLALTYCQGKSIINSINLEDGEEKFETVTPLIHKYGAAVVVGTIDEKGQAITREGKLEVAKRSHDLLVNKYGLSAEDIIFDPLVFPVGTGDEQYIGSAKETIEGIRLIKQELPACHTVLGISNVSFGLPEAGREVLNSVFLYECTKAGLDYAIVNTEKLERYASIPEEERRLAEELIYNTNDETLAAFVAAFRNKKVEKKEKAVNLSLEERLASYVVEGTKEGLIPDLEEALNRYSALEVINGPLMAGMEEVGRLFNNNELIVAEVLQSAEVMKASVAFLENFMEKNETSVKGKILLATVKGDVHDIGKNLVEIILSNNGYKIVNLGIKVPPERIIEAYREEKADAIGLSGLLVKSAQQMVATAQDLRGAGIDVPIMVGGAALTRKFTRTRIRPEYNGLVVYAKDAMDGLDLANKLMDKDQREKMRVEMEVEKEADSKVAEKTPLPQLTRVERSKISLDVPVYQPPDLERHILRDYPIQHIIPYINMQMLLGHHLGLRGSVEQLLAKGDPKAVQLKETVDEILAHAARDGIIRANAMYRFFPAQSSGNDIIVYDPEDHSKVLKNFSFPRQQVEPYLCLADFLKPVDSGIMDYVGFLVVTAGQGVRELSEKWKDSGDYLRSHALQAVALETAEGLAERVHHIMRDIWGFPDPQDMTMKQRHGARYQGIRVSFGYPACPNLEDQGPLFELMKPEDIGVELTEGFMMEPEASVSAMVFAHPQAQYFNVDKA; encoded by the coding sequence ATGAGTAAACCAAGTCTAGAGTCCAGAATGAAAGAACGAATATTAATCCTCGATGGGGCCATGGGCACCATGATTCAGCAGAAGAACCTGTCTCCTGCCGATTTCGGCGGGGAAGACCTGGACGGTTGTAATGAAATGCTTGTGCTCACCCGTCCGGATGTGATTCAGAACATTCATGAGCAATACTTGGAAGCGGGAGCCGATCTAATCGAGACGAATACATTCGGTGCTACTTCTATAGTGCTTGCTGAATACGGGCTGCAAGACCAAACGCGTGAGATTAACTTGGCAGCTGCGCGTCTGGCGATTGCTGCGGCTGATAAATATAGCACACCGGAACATCCGCGCTACGTCGTTGGTGCTCTTGGCCCCACGACGAAGACATTATCGGTTACAGGTGGAGTCACTTTTGACGAGCTTATAGACAGCTATGAGGAACAAGTGCTGGCATTAATCGAGGCCGGTGTCGATGCAATGCTACTTGAGACATCGCAGGATACGCTAAATGTGAAGGCGGGGAGTATCGGAATTACCCGAGCTTATGAGAAGTCCGGAATAAGACTGCCTCTCATGATATCCGGTACCATCGAGCCGATGGGAACGACACTGGCTGGACAGAATATCGAAGCATTCTATATCTCGCTGGAGCATTTGAAGCCGATCTCGATTGGACTCAACTGTGCTACCGGACCGGAATTCATGCGTGATCATATCAGAACCTTGTCCGATATGGCCAGAACAGCTATAAGCTGCTATCCAAATGCCGGACTGCCTGATGAGAATGGTAATTATCACGAATCGCCGGATTCGCTGGCCCAGAAGCTGGCAGGCTTCGCTGAGCAAGGCTGGCTGAATATCGCAGGTGGCTGCTGTGGGACGACACCTGCTCATATTGCTGCAATGGCCGATAAGATGAGCCACTTCGAACCGAGAACGATTAGCGGCGAGCATCCGCCGGCATTATCCGGTATCGATCCAGTCTATGTTGAAGCGGACAACCGTCCATATATGATTGGTGAGAGAACGAACGTACTTGGATCACGCAAGTTCAAGCGCCTTATTGTAGAGGGGAAATATGAGGAGGCGTCGGAGATTGCCCGTGCTCAAGTGAAGAATGGAGCTCAGGTGATTGACGTCTGTGTACAGGACCCGGATCGCGACGAAGCCCAGGATATGAAGCTATTCTTGGAGCTTGTAGCCAAGAAGGTGAAGGTACCGCTGATGATCGATACGACGGATCCCGAGGTGCTGGATCTCGCTCTAACCTACTGCCAGGGTAAGTCGATAATTAACTCCATTAATCTTGAAGATGGTGAAGAAAAATTCGAGACCGTAACCCCGCTTATTCATAAATATGGGGCAGCGGTTGTCGTTGGCACGATTGATGAGAAAGGGCAAGCGATCACACGGGAGGGCAAACTGGAAGTTGCCAAGCGTTCGCATGATTTGCTCGTGAACAAGTATGGCCTTTCTGCGGAGGATATTATTTTTGATCCATTGGTGTTCCCTGTCGGCACGGGGGATGAGCAATATATCGGCTCTGCTAAGGAGACGATCGAAGGTATTCGTCTAATTAAGCAGGAACTGCCTGCTTGCCATACAGTACTTGGAATTAGTAACGTCTCCTTCGGCTTGCCGGAAGCGGGACGTGAAGTACTGAACTCCGTCTTCTTGTACGAATGTACGAAGGCAGGGCTCGATTATGCGATTGTGAACACCGAAAAGCTGGAACGTTATGCTTCGATTCCTGAGGAGGAACGTAGATTAGCTGAAGAGCTGATCTATAATACGAATGACGAGACTTTGGCCGCATTTGTCGCCGCTTTCCGTAACAAGAAGGTAGAGAAGAAGGAGAAGGCAGTGAATCTGTCGCTCGAGGAGCGACTGGCTTCTTACGTTGTGGAGGGCACGAAGGAAGGTCTGATTCCCGATCTGGAGGAAGCGTTGAATCGTTACAGCGCGCTTGAGGTTATTAATGGTCCACTGATGGCCGGGATGGAAGAGGTTGGACGTCTGTTCAATAACAATGAGCTTATCGTGGCTGAGGTGCTGCAGAGTGCTGAGGTCATGAAGGCGTCAGTAGCCTTTCTAGAGAACTTCATGGAGAAGAATGAGACATCTGTCAAAGGCAAGATCCTGCTGGCTACTGTGAAGGGTGACGTCCATGATATTGGTAAAAACCTGGTCGAAATCATTCTCTCCAATAACGGTTACAAAATCGTGAATTTGGGCATAAAAGTACCACCGGAGCGTATTATTGAAGCTTACCGGGAAGAGAAAGCCGATGCGATCGGACTATCCGGTCTGCTCGTTAAGTCGGCTCAGCAGATGGTAGCTACGGCTCAAGACCTGCGCGGAGCGGGAATCGATGTGCCGATCATGGTCGGCGGAGCGGCGCTGACACGAAAATTCACGCGGACAAGGATTCGTCCCGAGTATAATGGGCTTGTCGTCTATGCCAAGGATGCGATGGATGGGCTCGATCTAGCCAACAAGCTTATGGATAAGGACCAGCGTGAGAAGATGCGGGTAGAGATGGAAGTGGAGAAAGAAGCGGATTCCAAGGTGGCCGAGAAGACTCCACTGCCACAGTTAACCCGAGTTGAACGCTCAAAAATATCGCTGGATGTGCCAGTATATCAGCCACCAGATCTGGAGCGTCACATCTTAAGAGATTATCCGATTCAGCACATTATTCCATATATTAATATGCAAATGCTGTTAGGACATCATTTGGGATTGCGTGGCTCAGTAGAGCAATTGCTCGCCAAGGGCGATCCGAAGGCCGTACAATTGAAAGAGACAGTGGACGAGATTCTAGCGCATGCTGCCCGTGATGGTATTATTCGGGCGAATGCGATGTATCGGTTCTTCCCGGCACAATCGTCAGGCAATGATATTATCGTGTATGATCCGGAAGATCATAGCAAAGTCCTCAAAAATTTCAGCTTCCCAAGACAACAGGTTGAACCGTATTTATGTCTGGCGGATTTTCTGAAGCCTGTGGACAGTGGTATTATGGATTATGTAGGTTTCCTCGTCGTTACGGCTGGACAAGGTGTACGTGAATTGTCTGAGAAATGGAAAGACAGTGGAGATTACTTGCGGTCGCATGCGCTACAGGCTGTTGCACTCGAGACTGCAGAAGGACTTGCGGAACGGGTGCATCATATAATGCGTGATATTTGGGGCTTCCCAGACCCGCAGGATATGACGATGAAGCAGCGTCATGGAGCCAGATATCAAGGCATAAGGGTCTCCTTCGGATATCCGGCATGTCCAAATCTGGAGGATCAAGGCCCGTTATTCGAGCTGATGAAGCCGGAGGATATCGGTGTTGAGTTGACTGAAGGATTTATGATGGAGCCGGAGGCTTCCGTCTCTGCCATGGTATTTGCTCATCCTCAGGCTCAATACTTTAATGTAGATAAAGCCTAA
- a CDS encoding LysM peptidoglycan-binding domain-containing protein: MLKYSTYKSIYTEPVQKTSILPGRRSAHLSRTAKRTMLVLVLLLLTCTGVVSAFASSTDNANKKPLETVIVMPGDTLWEIASEHKPQGKDIRKYIDTIKRANGKHLSSIQAGEVLVLPN, translated from the coding sequence ATGCTTAAATATAGCACTTATAAGAGTATTTATACGGAGCCAGTTCAGAAAACTTCTATATTGCCAGGGAGACGGAGCGCCCATCTTTCTAGAACAGCTAAGAGAACGATGTTGGTGCTTGTACTACTATTGTTAACCTGTACAGGAGTGGTCTCGGCTTTTGCCTCATCGACTGATAACGCTAATAAGAAACCGTTGGAGACAGTTATTGTTATGCCGGGTGATACGTTATGGGAGATTGCTTCTGAGCATAAACCCCAGGGCAAAGACATTAGAAAATATATAGATACAATCAAGCGTGCTAATGGAAAGCATTTGAGTTCGATACAAGCTGGGGAAGTGCTGGTTCTCCCTAACTAA
- a CDS encoding FixH family protein, with the protein MRRRGWSVLLFALVLIVISGCGDKKSGNHTDNMAMEPIQVRLQVNPTEIQAGEKVRFEAKVTQQGETVDDAKEVMFEIWKDGDTEDQHSKVTVKSAGEGTYVLEKTFKEAGNYQVISHVTARDQHSMPSEKFTVLE; encoded by the coding sequence ATGCGAAGAAGAGGCTGGAGTGTTCTGTTATTCGCACTTGTTCTCATCGTGATTAGTGGTTGCGGAGATAAGAAATCCGGCAATCATACAGACAACATGGCTATGGAACCTATTCAGGTGAGGCTTCAAGTGAATCCGACTGAGATTCAAGCAGGCGAGAAGGTTCGTTTTGAGGCCAAGGTAACGCAACAAGGGGAGACGGTGGATGACGCCAAAGAGGTCATGTTTGAGATCTGGAAGGACGGGGATACCGAGGATCAGCATAGTAAGGTAACTGTCAAGAGTGCTGGAGAGGGAACCTACGTACTAGAGAAGACCTTTAAAGAGGCGGGCAACTATCAAGTCATCTCCCATGTTACGGCCAGAGATCAGCATTCGATGCCATCAGAGAAATTTACAGTTCTTGAGTAA
- the rnz gene encoding ribonuclease Z, with protein MELYFMGTNAGVPSLERNVTSLALRLFDERRSFWLFDCGEGTQHQILRSPLKLSKLEKIFITHLHGDHLFGLPGLISSRAYQGGNTPLTLYGPPGLKQYITTSLNISESRIDYRLDIVEHEGGKLFEDETFCIESELLDHRIASYGYRVIEKDLPGKLDSVILASHGIKPGPLYGKLKRGESVEAPDGVTITPDEVLGRPKQGRIVTILGDTRPCQAVISLSEGADAMVHESTFLDELAQTAYDYHHSTAKQAAEAAKAAGAKQLYLTHFSSRYKSEEQLHRLLVEAKQTFANAELAREHVIYPVVRADGEE; from the coding sequence ATGGAATTATATTTCATGGGCACAAATGCCGGGGTTCCTTCATTGGAGCGAAATGTAACATCGCTAGCACTCCGCCTGTTTGATGAACGGCGCAGCTTCTGGTTATTTGATTGCGGAGAGGGCACACAACATCAAATACTACGCTCGCCCCTCAAACTTAGTAAGTTGGAGAAGATCTTCATTACGCATCTTCACGGTGATCATCTGTTTGGACTGCCGGGGCTTATCTCGAGTAGGGCCTATCAGGGAGGAAATACACCGTTGACCCTATATGGTCCGCCAGGGTTAAAGCAATATATAACGACCTCACTGAATATTAGTGAATCAAGAATTGATTACCGACTTGATATCGTCGAACATGAGGGTGGGAAATTGTTCGAGGATGAGACCTTTTGCATTGAGTCCGAACTGCTAGATCACCGGATCGCGAGCTATGGCTATCGAGTCATCGAGAAAGACCTCCCGGGCAAGCTTGATTCTGTTATACTTGCCAGTCACGGCATTAAGCCAGGTCCGCTATATGGTAAGCTGAAGCGGGGGGAGAGCGTTGAGGCTCCAGATGGTGTAACAATAACGCCGGATGAAGTGCTTGGTCGTCCTAAGCAAGGCAGAATCGTCACGATCCTTGGGGATACGCGTCCGTGTCAGGCTGTGATCAGTTTGTCAGAGGGAGCCGATGCTATGGTTCATGAATCCACTTTTCTCGATGAATTGGCACAGACAGCCTATGATTATCATCATAGCACCGCGAAGCAGGCTGCCGAAGCGGCAAAGGCTGCAGGCGCGAAGCAGCTCTATCTTACGCATTTCAGTTCAAGATATAAATCCGAGGAACAGCTTCACCGATTACTTGTTGAAGCGAAGCAAACCTTCGCGAATGCTGAGCTGGCAAGAGAGCATGTGATTTACCCGGTAGTACGTGCTGATGGGGAAGAATAG
- a CDS encoding HAD family hydrolase translates to MTIKAVCFDLDDTLLWDDRSVKEAFEETCRKAEAVTGCNSIELEAAVRREARELYESYETFSFTKMIGINPFEGLWANFSAGEQPEFRQLEELAPIYRKESWRRGLLALGIANDELAAELAEGFAAERRERAYVYEETFQILQELKGKVKLLLLTNGCPALQQEKLDGVPELSGYFDKVIISGSFGKGKPDSTIFKHALEQLGTEPEETLMVGDKLTTDIRGALSVGINAVWINRDEKTRNDEIVPDYEISHLSQLHQIIAELA, encoded by the coding sequence GTGACCATAAAAGCGGTATGCTTTGATTTGGATGATACATTGCTCTGGGATGATCGGAGCGTAAAAGAGGCTTTCGAGGAGACATGTCGCAAGGCTGAAGCAGTAACGGGCTGCAACTCGATAGAACTGGAAGCGGCTGTCCGCAGAGAAGCTAGGGAATTGTATGAATCCTATGAGACATTTTCTTTTACGAAAATGATCGGGATAAATCCATTTGAAGGGCTATGGGCTAACTTCTCAGCTGGGGAACAGCCGGAATTCCGTCAGCTTGAAGAACTGGCACCGATCTACCGTAAGGAGTCTTGGCGCCGCGGCTTGCTTGCCCTCGGTATTGCTAACGATGAATTGGCCGCCGAGCTTGCAGAAGGTTTTGCTGCAGAACGCCGGGAACGTGCGTATGTATATGAAGAGACATTCCAAATTCTGCAGGAGTTGAAGGGGAAGGTTAAGCTGCTTCTACTAACGAATGGCTGCCCTGCCCTGCAACAAGAGAAGCTGGATGGAGTGCCAGAGCTATCTGGTTACTTCGATAAGGTCATTATCTCCGGCAGCTTCGGCAAAGGCAAACCGGATTCCACGATCTTCAAGCATGCGCTTGAGCAATTAGGAACAGAGCCCGAAGAGACCTTAATGGTTGGGGACAAGCTTACGACCGATATTCGCGGAGCGCTTAGTGTTGGCATTAATGCCGTATGGATCAATCGGGATGAGAAGACCCGAAATGATGAGATCGTCCCGGATTATGAAATTTCTCATCTGTCCCAATTGCACCAGATTATTGCGGAATTAGCTTAA
- a CDS encoding TIGR01457 family HAD-type hydrolase: MSKLTADWKAYLIDLDGTLYHGSRMILGADRLISDLHAAGIPYLFVTNNSSRTPAEVAAHLQQMGIPADEEHVCTSAVAAAQYIAEQYPGSKVAPIGENGLLEALREAGIEHDEQDPHVVVQGIDRSFTYEKLTKAARMIASGAHYVLTNPDLQLPSQDGLMPGAGTIAAAIKAASGVEPVVIGKPSGILMKFAIDRLGLHNEEVAVIGDNMLTDMSAGVNAGCGTILVLTGVTTEQNLEQYVASTGIQPDAICRDLDEVRKLVCGKII; encoded by the coding sequence ATGAGCAAATTAACAGCCGACTGGAAGGCTTATCTTATAGATTTAGATGGAACTTTATATCATGGAAGCCGTATGATACTTGGAGCGGACCGATTGATATCAGATCTCCACGCTGCTGGTATTCCTTATCTGTTCGTTACGAACAATTCTTCACGGACACCAGCTGAAGTTGCTGCTCATTTACAGCAAATGGGAATTCCTGCTGATGAAGAACATGTATGCACTTCGGCCGTAGCTGCGGCGCAGTACATCGCTGAGCAATATCCAGGCAGCAAAGTGGCTCCGATTGGAGAGAACGGACTGCTGGAGGCTTTACGTGAAGCGGGAATAGAGCATGATGAGCAAGATCCTCATGTGGTGGTTCAGGGGATCGATCGTTCTTTTACATATGAGAAATTAACGAAAGCGGCTCGGATGATTGCGAGTGGTGCGCACTATGTTCTGACTAACCCCGATCTGCAGCTGCCATCTCAGGATGGCCTGATGCCTGGGGCGGGTACTATCGCTGCGGCGATTAAGGCGGCATCAGGCGTTGAACCGGTAGTGATCGGTAAGCCGTCGGGGATCTTGATGAAATTCGCAATCGACCGGCTGGGCCTCCACAATGAAGAGGTCGCAGTAATTGGCGATAATATGTTGACGGATATGTCGGCAGGGGTCAATGCTGGCTGCGGCACGATACTAGTACTGACTGGCGTGACTACCGAGCAGAATCTGGAACAATATGTTGCCAGCACAGGGATTCAGCCTGATGCGATCTGTAGGGACCTGGATGAGGTTCGCAAGTTGGTGTGTGGAAAGATAATTTAA
- a CDS encoding DUF896 domain-containing protein, with protein sequence MDIESVVARINELARKHKSDGLTEEEILERAKLRERYLENFRANFRQRLEQIEIVDE encoded by the coding sequence ATGGATATAGAATCTGTTGTTGCACGGATCAATGAATTGGCCCGTAAACATAAATCTGATGGGTTAACCGAAGAAGAGATTCTGGAGAGAGCTAAGCTGCGCGAGAGATATCTCGAGAATTTCCGGGCGAATTTCCGTCAAAGATTAGAACAAATCGAAATCGTCGATGAGTAA
- a CDS encoding DUF2642 domain-containing protein, with amino-acid sequence MNSYPMMYQMPTMTSMSNMPNMPHKHHMPQSIIVHPVDQCVVECLMSLKGKVVILETTRGRLDGCIIDVKQDHVVLEERHMKFIVRICEIVWIMPEY; translated from the coding sequence TTGAACAGTTATCCAATGATGTATCAAATGCCCACCATGACTAGTATGTCAAATATGCCTAATATGCCACATAAGCATCACATGCCTCAATCTATCATTGTTCATCCTGTTGATCAATGCGTTGTTGAATGTTTAATGTCCCTTAAAGGTAAAGTTGTCATTCTGGAAACTACTCGCGGCAGACTCGACGGATGTATCATCGATGTAAAACAAGACCATGTCGTACTTGAAGAAAGACATATGAAGTTTATTGTTCGCATTTGCGAAATTGTCTGGATCATGCCGGAATATTAG
- the glnA gene encoding type I glutamate--ammonia ligase, with the protein MSYTKEDILRIAKEENVRFIRLQFTDLLGTIKNVEIPVSQLEKALDNKMMFDGSSIEGYVRIEESDMYLVPDLETWVIFPWVREDRIARLICDVYMPDGTPFAGDPRNILKRVLKEAEEMGYTSMNVGPEPEFFLFKTDEKGNPTMELNDQGGYFDLAPTDLGENCRREIVLTLEEMGFEIEASHHEVAPGQHEIDFKYAKAIKAADQIQTFKLVVKTIARQHGLHATFMPKPLYGVSGSGMHCHQSLFKGKTNAFYDEKDELGLSQDARHYMAGILTHARAFAAVTNPTVNSYKRLVPGYEAPCYVAWSSSNRSPMIRIPASRGISTRVEVRNPDPAANPYLALAVMLKAGLDGIKRKLPLVQPVDRNIYVMSDEERIEEGIPSLPVDLKEAIGELVRSDIMADALGDHAMTHFYELKAIEWDMFRMQVHQWERDQYMTLY; encoded by the coding sequence GTGAGTTACACCAAGGAAGATATTCTGCGAATCGCCAAAGAAGAGAATGTCCGCTTTATCCGTCTGCAATTTACAGATCTGCTCGGAACGATTAAGAACGTAGAAATTCCGGTAAGCCAGTTGGAGAAAGCGTTGGACAACAAGATGATGTTCGACGGTTCATCTATTGAAGGCTATGTGCGGATCGAAGAATCTGACATGTATCTGGTTCCGGATTTGGAAACTTGGGTTATCTTTCCTTGGGTTAGAGAGGATCGTATTGCCCGCTTAATCTGTGATGTGTACATGCCTGATGGCACACCATTCGCTGGTGACCCGCGTAATATCCTGAAGCGCGTCCTGAAGGAAGCCGAAGAGATGGGCTATACTTCGATGAATGTCGGACCTGAACCAGAATTCTTCCTGTTCAAGACGGATGAGAAGGGCAACCCTACTATGGAGTTGAATGACCAAGGTGGTTATTTCGACCTTGCACCGACGGACCTTGGTGAGAACTGCCGCCGTGAGATCGTGCTAACACTTGAAGAAATGGGCTTTGAAATCGAAGCTTCCCACCATGAGGTAGCTCCGGGCCAACACGAAATTGACTTCAAATATGCGAAGGCAATTAAAGCGGCTGACCAAATTCAAACCTTCAAATTGGTTGTTAAGACGATCGCTCGTCAGCATGGCTTGCATGCTACATTTATGCCGAAGCCATTGTATGGCGTGAGTGGTTCCGGAATGCACTGTCATCAATCCCTGTTCAAGGGTAAGACAAATGCTTTCTATGATGAGAAGGATGAGCTTGGCCTGAGCCAAGACGCTCGCCACTACATGGCCGGTATTTTGACCCATGCGCGCGCCTTCGCCGCTGTAACCAACCCAACTGTGAACTCTTATAAACGTCTCGTGCCTGGTTATGAAGCGCCATGCTATGTAGCTTGGTCTTCCAGTAACCGTAGCCCGATGATTCGTATTCCAGCTTCCCGCGGGATTAGTACTCGCGTTGAGGTCCGTAACCCTGACCCGGCTGCTAACCCATACCTTGCACTTGCAGTAATGCTCAAGGCAGGTCTTGATGGCATCAAGAGAAAGCTGCCGCTCGTTCAACCCGTTGATCGTAACATCTACGTGATGTCTGACGAAGAGCGTATCGAAGAAGGTATTCCAAGCTTGCCAGTAGACTTGAAGGAAGCGATCGGTGAATTAGTGCGCAGTGATATCATGGCTGATGCTCTCGGCGATCATGCTATGACCCACTTCTATGAGTTGAAAGCCATCGAATGGGATATGTTTAGAATGCAAGTCCACCAATGGGAACGTGACCAATATATGACTTTGTATTAA